A genomic region of Solanum dulcamara chromosome 2, daSolDulc1.2, whole genome shotgun sequence contains the following coding sequences:
- the LOC129874975 gene encoding putative NAC domain-containing protein 94, with amino-acid sequence MEERNDKEKNMDEVMLPGFRFHPTDEELVGFYLRRKVQQKPISIELIKQLDIYKYDPWDLPTELAAVGEKEWYFYCPRDRKYRNSARPNRVTGAGFWKATGTDRPIYSSEGSKCIGLKKSLVFYKGRAAKGIKTDWMMHEFRLPSITDSTAPKRFLDKHIPPNDSWAICRIFKKANSNAHRALSHSWVSPPQVLPQNNTTSHDFLTSSHFTNSNEMSSFIHKTSTSPIQFNDLQNSSNNNMASNSFSTLDLPLYKTLNSMSSYNNRPPQQISISNHHDPITSYTFSSSCVDNMNNIDASSLLLNMSSSIFGDYSIALPENMEGGSGGVHEETLLKEANNVINNMEHMEEQWGINVVRSNIGVLPLMNNFPLNMAADAWKTNLLWDSSSPCPSSEMSTSYSTNKCYT; translated from the exons ATGGAAGAAAGAAAtgataaagagaaaaatatggatGAAGTAATGCTTCCAGGGTTTAGGTTTCATCCAACTGATGAAGAGTTAGTAGGGTTTTATCTAAGGAGGAAAGTTCAACAAAAACCAATATCCATTGAACTTATCAAGCAACTTGACATCTATAAATATGATCCATGGGATCTACCAA cAGAGTTGGCAGCAGTGGGAGAAAAAGAATGGTATTTCTATTGTCCAAGGGATAGAAAATACAGAAATAGTGCAAGGCCAAATAGAGTAACTGGTGCTGGTTTTTGGAAAGCAACAGGTACTGATAGGCCAATTTATTCATCTGAAGGATCAAAATGCATTGGCTTGAAAAAATCACTTGTTTTCTACAAAGGTAGAGCTGCAAAAGGGATTAAAACTGATTGGATGATGCATGAGTTTAGATTGCCTTCTATTACTGACTCCACTGCACCAAAGAGATTCTTGGACAAACATATTCCTCCTAAT GACTCATGGGCAATATGCAGGATTTTCAAGAAAGCAAACTCCAATGCACATAGAGCTCTTTCTCATTCTTGGGTATCACCACCACAAGTACTACCTCAAAATAACACTACATCTCATGATTTTCTAACAAGTAGCCACTTTACTAATTCAAATGAAATGTCATCATTTATACACAAAACAAGTACCTCACCTATCCAATTTAATGACTTACAAAACTCATCAAACAATAATATGGCTAGCAATAGCTTCTCCACATTAGATCTCCCACTTTACAAAACCCTCAACTCAATGTCTAGTTATAACAATAGACCACCTCaacaaatttcaatttcaaaccACCATGACCCTATAACAAGTTACACATTTTCTTCATCATGTGTTGACAATATGAACAATATTGATGCTTCTTCTTTGCTGTTAAACATGTCATCTTCTATATTTGGAGATTATTCTATTGCGTTACCCGAGAATATGGAAGGTGGTAGTGGTGGTGTTCATGAAGAGACATTATTAAAGGAAGCAAATAATGTTATCAACAACATGGAACAtatggaggaacaatggggaaTTAATGTTGTTAGATCTAATATTGGAGTACTTCCATTGATGAATAATTTTCCATTGAATATGGCTGCTGATGCATGGAAGACAAATTTGCTTTGGGATTCTTCTTCTCCTTGTCCTAGTAGTGAAATGTCTACAAGTTATTCCACTAACAAGTGTTACACTTGA